The following proteins come from a genomic window of Halomarina ordinaria:
- a CDS encoding protein sorting system archaetidylserine synthase (This PssA-like phosphatidyltransferase, along with a PssD-like decarboxylase, is required in Haloarchaea for the archaeosortase ArtA to replace the PGF-CTERM sorting signal with a C-terminal lipid anchor.), with amino-acid sequence MRPRFVGRLGVADCVTVTNAALGFAAAAAVLVDPGLAARLILLAAVADGLDGVLARVTGGTPVGEYLDSLADVASFGVAPALFVFGVTVDAWGAAPTPRTALAVAVPALFVGMAVVRLGLYTAYDVDSDATRGVQTTLAGTVLAVLYLAGLRDPWALLVVTGALAGLMVTRIPYPDLYARDALAMGVVQVLAIVAPEALSRAFPKLLLGAALGYLLLAPRFYWRTPRFE; translated from the coding sequence ATGCGCCCCCGATTCGTCGGCCGCCTCGGGGTGGCCGACTGCGTGACGGTGACGAACGCGGCGCTGGGGTTCGCCGCCGCCGCCGCCGTCCTCGTCGACCCGGGGCTCGCCGCTCGCCTCATCCTGCTGGCCGCCGTCGCCGACGGGCTCGACGGCGTCCTCGCGCGCGTCACCGGGGGGACGCCCGTCGGGGAGTACCTCGACTCGCTGGCCGACGTCGCCTCCTTCGGGGTGGCGCCCGCGCTGTTCGTCTTCGGCGTCACCGTCGACGCGTGGGGAGCCGCCCCGACACCGCGGACGGCGCTCGCCGTCGCCGTCCCCGCGCTGTTCGTCGGGATGGCCGTCGTCAGACTCGGCCTCTACACCGCCTACGACGTGGACAGCGACGCGACCCGGGGCGTCCAGACGACGCTCGCCGGTACCGTCCTCGCCGTCCTCTACCTCGCGGGCCTGCGCGACCCGTGGGCGCTGCTCGTCGTAACGGGTGCGCTCGCCGGGCTGATGGTCACGCGCATCCCCTACCCGGACCTCTACGCGCGCGACGCGCTGGCGATGGGCGTCGTACAGGTGCTCGCCATCGTCGCCCCCGAGGCGCTCTCGCGGGCGTTCCCGAAACTCCTGCTCGGGGCCGCCCTCGGCTACCTCCTGCTCGCGCCGCGGTTCTACTGGCGGACCCCTCGATTCGAGTGA
- a CDS encoding HEAT repeat domain-containing protein yields the protein MSNGDDDADAPAEDSAEEPAEEREESAAESETETETESDAEEAEADTEDVEAEAADGDADAEEAEAPESADPDDESESDDDGGDTDEDESEEGEDADAEGGDEEDEGDESEGEGEGEESDADGEAPAATPESLNERLDAVEEDLEAAETEADLDRVEADLDATAKRVETLPEAGEDDEEDPKGDLESRVEDLRSDLEDQRGPYVEDVAERVSESADRVRDTRWTDQGEEEVVAAVETFLDDASDTLSEDLGDAKATESSADALEEAAETIEATGLDPDDDAETIAALVEDVDALEADLDDAQEWDDLTVVEQLDYQGFYDRLDPKNRKDYPPELTVVRMAEADRDPEPILLALETFDSEFMQENCIDALHRLGAPEAYDAMMQRAGRRDQDAIRVLGKIGNADALDTLLPYIEGDANPPLQRVVLTTVGEIGDERATQTVADRLVAEEPEIRSRAARSLGMIGDTRAIDPLSDLLSDDDSDTVRASAAWALNQIGTERALEAAREHEDDRSYLVQNEAQRAAAALDDGADSEREATA from the coding sequence ATGAGCAACGGGGATGACGACGCCGACGCGCCCGCCGAGGACTCGGCGGAGGAGCCGGCCGAGGAGCGCGAGGAGTCCGCGGCCGAATCGGAGACCGAAACCGAGACCGAGTCGGACGCCGAGGAGGCCGAGGCGGACACCGAGGACGTCGAAGCCGAGGCGGCCGACGGTGACGCGGACGCCGAGGAGGCCGAAGCCCCCGAAAGCGCGGACCCGGACGACGAGAGCGAGAGCGACGACGATGGAGGCGACACGGACGAGGACGAGAGCGAAGAGGGCGAGGACGCGGACGCAGAGGGAGGCGACGAAGAAGACGAGGGAGACGAAAGCGAAGGTGAGGGCGAGGGCGAGGAGAGTGACGCAGACGGGGAGGCGCCCGCCGCGACCCCCGAGTCGCTGAACGAACGGCTCGACGCCGTCGAGGAGGACCTCGAAGCCGCCGAGACGGAGGCCGACCTGGACCGCGTCGAGGCCGACCTCGACGCGACCGCCAAGCGCGTCGAGACCCTCCCGGAGGCCGGCGAGGACGACGAGGAGGACCCGAAGGGCGACCTCGAATCGCGCGTCGAGGACCTCCGGAGCGACCTGGAGGACCAGCGCGGCCCCTACGTCGAGGACGTCGCGGAACGGGTCAGCGAGTCCGCCGACCGGGTCCGGGACACGCGCTGGACCGACCAGGGCGAGGAGGAGGTCGTCGCGGCCGTCGAGACGTTCCTCGACGACGCGAGCGACACGCTGTCCGAGGACCTCGGCGACGCGAAGGCGACCGAGTCGAGTGCCGACGCGCTCGAGGAGGCCGCCGAGACCATCGAGGCGACCGGCCTCGACCCCGACGACGACGCCGAGACCATCGCGGCGCTCGTCGAGGACGTCGACGCGCTGGAGGCGGACCTCGACGACGCTCAGGAGTGGGACGACCTCACGGTCGTCGAACAGCTCGACTACCAGGGATTCTACGACCGTCTCGACCCGAAGAACCGCAAGGACTACCCCCCCGAGCTGACGGTCGTCCGGATGGCCGAGGCCGACCGCGACCCCGAACCCATCCTGCTCGCGCTGGAGACGTTCGACTCGGAGTTCATGCAGGAGAACTGCATCGACGCCCTGCACCGCCTCGGTGCCCCGGAGGCCTACGACGCGATGATGCAGCGCGCGGGCCGACGCGACCAGGACGCCATCCGCGTCCTCGGGAAGATCGGCAACGCCGACGCGCTCGACACGCTCCTGCCGTACATCGAGGGGGACGCCAACCCGCCGCTCCAGCGCGTCGTCCTGACGACGGTCGGTGAGATCGGTGACGAGCGCGCCACCCAGACCGTCGCGGACCGCCTCGTCGCCGAGGAACCGGAGATACGGAGCCGGGCCGCCCGCTCGCTCGGCATGATCGGCGACACGCGCGCCATCGACCCGCTCTCCGACCTCCTCTCGGACGACGACAGCGACACGGTCCGCGCCAGCGCCGCCTGGGCGCTCAACCAGATCGGCACCGAGCGCGCGCTCGAGGCGGCACGCGAGCACGAGGACGACCGCTCGTACCTCGTCCAGAACGAGGCCCAGCGGGCCGCCGCCGCGCTCGACGACGGCGCCGACTCCGAGCGCGAAGCGACCGCCTGA
- a CDS encoding phospholipase D-like domain-containing protein yields the protein MRTRTVALLWLAVTAGLAAPGALAASQPATATAAGTATDDQSRPDVRPNRSVDSPRLVGAYPNPVARDDAGEFVVLEVPPGTNLSSHRLADDGRNVALPNVTTSGRVVLSNDANRSRRLLGDETRVVAADPPPLANGGERVRLLRNGTVVDSFTYRDAPEGERYVREEGSTWRPLGATDRRVTTSGPTTATAFVLPDSPEVAVDALSDAEERVLLAGYTFTSPRITEELLAAHRRGVRVEVLVEGGPVGGLTTPQARALDRLVRAGVPVRAMGGPRARYAYHHAKYAVVDDRALVLTENWKPSGVGGRASRGWGTLVDDATTANALAETFRADAGWLDARPWRTWRANASVHEETPAAGDYPRHVAPERVPVERVRTLVAPDNAEPALRGVVGNASESLDVVQVSLGGPDGPFTSAAVDAARRGVRVRILLSGAWYVRDENAALARQLNAVAEAEDLPLSVRLADPGGRFEKVHAKGVVVDDSVAVVGSLNWNAHAARENREVALVLEGESVGGYYADAFEADWTTSGDGASREFPVGVALGGLVAVVGALVLARRVEFDPE from the coding sequence GTGCGAACACGAACCGTCGCCCTGCTGTGGCTGGCCGTCACCGCCGGCCTCGCCGCGCCCGGAGCGCTCGCCGCGAGTCAGCCGGCGACAGCGACGGCGGCGGGAACGGCGACCGACGACCAGTCGCGTCCAGACGTGCGCCCGAATCGGTCCGTCGACTCACCCCGACTCGTCGGCGCCTACCCGAACCCGGTCGCCCGCGACGACGCCGGCGAGTTCGTCGTCCTCGAGGTCCCCCCGGGGACGAACCTCTCGAGCCACAGACTCGCCGACGACGGACGGAACGTCGCCCTCCCGAACGTCACGACGAGCGGACGCGTCGTCCTCTCGAACGACGCCAACCGGAGCAGGCGTCTCCTCGGCGACGAGACGCGCGTCGTCGCCGCCGACCCCCCACCGCTGGCGAACGGCGGCGAACGGGTCCGACTCCTGCGCAACGGGACGGTCGTCGACAGCTTCACGTACCGAGACGCACCGGAGGGCGAGCGGTACGTCCGCGAGGAGGGGTCGACGTGGCGGCCGCTCGGCGCCACCGACCGACGGGTCACGACGAGCGGACCGACGACGGCGACGGCGTTCGTCCTCCCGGATTCACCCGAAGTCGCCGTCGACGCGCTCTCGGACGCAGAGGAGCGCGTCCTCCTCGCGGGGTACACGTTCACCTCGCCGCGAATCACGGAGGAACTGCTCGCCGCCCACCGGCGAGGGGTCCGGGTCGAGGTGCTCGTCGAGGGCGGCCCCGTCGGCGGGCTGACGACGCCGCAGGCGCGGGCGCTCGACCGTCTCGTCCGTGCCGGCGTCCCTGTCCGGGCGATGGGTGGGCCGCGGGCGCGCTACGCCTACCACCACGCGAAGTACGCCGTCGTCGACGACCGGGCGCTCGTCCTCACGGAGAACTGGAAGCCCTCGGGGGTCGGCGGCCGTGCGAGTCGCGGGTGGGGGACGCTCGTCGACGACGCCACGACCGCGAACGCGCTCGCCGAGACGTTCCGTGCCGACGCGGGGTGGCTCGACGCCCGGCCGTGGCGCACCTGGCGGGCGAACGCGAGCGTCCACGAGGAGACGCCCGCCGCGGGCGACTACCCCCGGCACGTCGCCCCCGAACGCGTCCCCGTCGAGCGCGTCCGAACGCTCGTCGCGCCCGACAACGCCGAGCCGGCCCTCCGCGGCGTCGTCGGGAACGCGAGCGAGTCACTCGACGTCGTGCAGGTGTCGCTCGGCGGACCCGACGGCCCGTTCACGAGCGCGGCGGTCGACGCCGCCCGGCGCGGCGTCCGCGTCCGGATACTGTTGAGCGGCGCGTGGTACGTCCGCGACGAGAACGCGGCCCTCGCGCGGCAGTTGAACGCCGTCGCCGAGGCGGAGGACCTCCCGCTGTCGGTCCGCCTCGCCGACCCGGGCGGGCGCTTCGAGAAGGTCCACGCGAAGGGGGTCGTCGTCGACGACTCGGTGGCGGTCGTCGGGAGCCTCAACTGGAACGCTCACGCCGCCCGCGAGAACCGCGAGGTAGCGCTCGTCCTCGAAGGGGAGTCGGTCGGCGGCTACTACGCGGACGCCTTCGAGGCCGACTGGACGACGAGCGGTGACGGGGCGAGTCGAGAGTTCCCGGTCGGCGTCGCCCTCGGCGGCCTCGTCGCCGTGGTCGGGGCGCTGGTGCTCGCTCGGCGCGTGGAGTTCGACCCCGAGTGA
- a CDS encoding DHH family phosphoesterase, translating to MSPSHAGENSGTVSTTTVYDLAPDCTAEVVEVGAHYHATVNGVVDYGVFVDLADDVSGLVHESELEGRYGVGDSLVVRLVEVRDNGDLGFTEATPDDYRTEVLEQDRSATVVSLDEEVGSRVQLEGEILQIRQTGGPTIFQVRDATGVVPCAGFEEAGVRAYPEFDVGDLVRVVGEVERRNGSLQVEVDSMDPLDDEAAREELDAALDAAAEPYDPDPLVDWPALDQMREDLAAVAKTLRRAILDGRPIRMRHHADGDGMCASVPLQRALENYIGEVNEDPDAPRHLLRRLPSKAPFYEMEDVTRDLNFSLEDQERHGQKLPLLLMLDNGSTEEDTPAYRTLAEYDIPIVVLDHHHPDPEAVEPLVEQHVNPYLYGEDYRITTGMMCVELARMIDPDLTQSVRHVPAVAGLCDRSRAEAMDDYVALAAEAGYDEDALDDVGEALDYAAFWLRYNDGSELVDDVLGIGDDRERHEELVEFLATRAERDRDRQLAVTLPHTDHERLDNGAHLYRIDVENYAHRFTYPAPGKTTGAIHDHQVREHAGDPVITIGYGPDFAVLRSDGVRLDIPEMVSELVEEHPGAGVSGGGHLVVGSIKFVSGKREEVLDGLISKMEDAAIDEDLRSTLLRE from the coding sequence ATGTCTCCGTCCCACGCCGGTGAGAACTCCGGCACGGTCTCTACTACCACGGTCTACGACCTCGCGCCGGACTGCACGGCCGAGGTCGTCGAGGTCGGGGCGCACTACCACGCGACGGTCAACGGGGTCGTCGACTACGGCGTCTTCGTCGACCTCGCCGACGACGTCTCCGGGCTCGTTCACGAATCGGAACTCGAGGGTCGGTACGGCGTCGGCGACTCGCTCGTCGTCCGCCTCGTCGAGGTCCGCGACAACGGCGACCTCGGGTTCACCGAGGCGACCCCCGACGACTACCGCACCGAAGTCCTCGAACAGGACCGCAGCGCGACCGTCGTCTCGCTCGACGAAGAGGTCGGCTCGCGCGTCCAGCTCGAGGGCGAGATCCTGCAGATCCGCCAGACCGGCGGTCCGACCATCTTCCAGGTGCGCGACGCCACCGGCGTCGTCCCCTGCGCCGGCTTCGAGGAGGCGGGCGTCCGCGCCTACCCCGAGTTCGACGTCGGCGACCTCGTCCGCGTCGTCGGCGAGGTCGAACGCCGCAACGGGAGCCTGCAGGTCGAAGTCGACTCGATGGACCCCCTCGACGACGAGGCGGCCCGCGAGGAACTCGACGCCGCCCTCGACGCGGCCGCCGAGCCGTACGACCCCGACCCGCTCGTCGACTGGCCGGCGCTCGACCAGATGCGCGAGGACCTCGCTGCGGTGGCGAAGACGCTCCGACGCGCCATCCTCGACGGCCGGCCCATCCGCATGCGTCACCACGCCGACGGCGACGGGATGTGCGCCTCCGTCCCGCTCCAGCGCGCGCTCGAGAACTACATCGGGGAGGTGAACGAGGACCCCGACGCGCCGCGCCACCTCCTGCGTCGCCTGCCGAGCAAGGCGCCGTTCTACGAGATGGAGGACGTCACGCGCGACCTCAACTTCTCGCTGGAGGACCAGGAGCGCCACGGCCAGAAGCTCCCGCTCCTGCTCATGCTCGACAACGGGTCGACGGAGGAGGACACGCCCGCCTACCGGACGCTCGCCGAGTACGACATCCCCATCGTCGTCCTCGACCACCACCACCCGGACCCCGAGGCGGTCGAACCGCTCGTCGAACAGCACGTCAACCCCTACCTCTACGGCGAGGACTACCGCATCACGACGGGGATGATGTGCGTCGAGCTGGCGCGCATGATCGACCCCGACCTGACCCAGTCGGTCCGGCACGTCCCCGCGGTGGCCGGCCTGTGTGACCGGTCGCGCGCCGAGGCGATGGACGACTACGTCGCCCTCGCTGCCGAGGCGGGCTACGACGAGGACGCCCTCGACGACGTCGGCGAGGCGCTCGATTACGCCGCCTTCTGGCTCCGATACAACGACGGGAGCGAACTCGTCGACGACGTGCTCGGCATCGGCGACGACCGCGAGCGCCACGAGGAACTCGTCGAGTTCCTCGCGACGCGCGCCGAGCGCGACCGCGACCGACAGCTGGCGGTCACGCTCCCGCACACCGACCACGAGCGACTCGACAACGGCGCGCATCTCTACCGCATCGACGTGGAGAACTACGCCCACCGCTTCACCTACCCCGCGCCGGGCAAGACCACGGGTGCCATCCACGACCACCAGGTCCGCGAGCACGCCGGCGACCCCGTCATCACCATCGGCTACGGACCCGACTTCGCCGTCCTCCGGAGCGACGGCGTGCGCCTCGACATCCCCGAGATGGTGTCGGAACTCGTCGAGGAGCACCCCGGCGCCGGCGTCTCCGGCGGCGGCCACCTCGTCGTCGGCTCCATCAAGTTCGTCTCCGGCAAGCGCGAGGAGGTCCTCGACGGTCTCATCTCGAAGATGGAGGACGCCGCCATCGACGAGGACCTGCGCAGCACGCTCCTGCGCGAGTAA
- a CDS encoding Mov34/MPN/PAD-1 family protein, whose translation MRLFRSGGILGIARATLEFALEASAETHPNEYMGLLRGEDARRLGLDESGTVITDVLVIPGTESNPVSATVKTDMIPNDLRAAGSVHSHPNGVLYPSDADLATFGKGDVHIIIGAPYGDDDWRAFDRDGEETDLAVLDVDLPDPEERFFDFTQADIDAELDYDDEWPDREGSP comes from the coding sequence ATGCGGCTGTTCCGCTCGGGTGGGATTCTCGGCATCGCGCGGGCGACGCTGGAGTTCGCCCTCGAGGCGTCCGCCGAGACGCACCCCAACGAGTACATGGGCCTCCTGCGCGGCGAGGACGCCCGCCGTCTCGGCCTCGACGAGTCGGGGACGGTCATCACCGACGTGCTCGTCATCCCCGGCACCGAGTCGAACCCCGTCAGCGCGACGGTCAAGACCGACATGATACCCAACGACCTGCGCGCCGCCGGTTCCGTCCACTCCCACCCGAACGGCGTGCTCTACCCGAGCGACGCCGACCTCGCCACCTTCGGCAAGGGCGACGTCCACATCATCATCGGCGCCCCCTACGGCGACGACGACTGGCGGGCGTTCGACCGCGACGGCGAGGAGACCGACCTCGCGGTCCTCGACGTCGACCTGCCCGACCCCGAGGAGCGCTTCTTCGACTTCACGCAGGCGGACATCGACGCCGAACTCGACTACGACGACGAGTGGCCGGACCGCGAGGGGTCGCCGTGA
- a CDS encoding adenylyltransferase/cytidyltransferase family protein, with amino-acid sequence MTRRRVIAQGTFDLLHPGHLHYLEQAADLGEVFVIVARRENVTHKPKPVVPDRQRRDMVAALSLVDHAVLGHREDIFVPVEEIDPDVILLGHDQHHDPAAIAAALDERGIDCEVRRATGRAPRYEGELFSTRDIVDRIREERC; translated from the coding sequence GTGACCCGACGCCGGGTCATCGCCCAGGGCACCTTCGACCTCCTCCACCCGGGACACCTCCACTACCTCGAACAGGCGGCCGACCTCGGCGAGGTGTTCGTCATCGTCGCCCGCCGAGAGAACGTCACCCACAAGCCCAAACCCGTCGTGCCCGACCGCCAGCGCCGGGACATGGTCGCCGCCCTCTCGCTCGTCGACCACGCCGTCCTCGGCCACCGCGAGGACATCTTCGTCCCCGTCGAGGAGATAGACCCCGACGTCATCCTGCTGGGCCACGACCAGCACCACGACCCGGCGGCCATCGCCGCCGCCCTCGACGAACGCGGCATCGACTGCGAGGTGCGCCGGGCCACCGGGCGGGCGCCGCGCTACGAGGGCGAACTGTTCTCGACGCGCGACATCGTCGACCGCATCCGCGAGGAGCGCTGCTAG
- a CDS encoding pyridoxal phosphate-dependent aminotransferase gives MQFTDRVERVEPSATLAISSLASELESEGVDVVDLSVGEPDFPTPEPVVEAAKEAMDAGHTGYPPSQGVPELREAIATDLESRGLDYTADEVMVTPGAKQALYETVQTLVDDGDEVVLLDPAWVSYEAMVKLAGGSLSRVDLSESDFQLEPALDDLRDVVSDDTQLLVVNSPGNPSGAVFTDAALEGVRDLAVEHDVTVISDEIYDRITYDAETTSLATLEGMRERTVTVNGFSKSFSMTGWRLGYFAAPEALISQAGKVQSHSVSSATNFVQRAGVTALEECDDEVASMREAFRERRDLLVDLFADHGVDVPVGEGAFYVMLPVDDDDAGWCEDALSEAHVATVPGSAFGTPGYARLSYAASEERLREGVERLAEGGFLD, from the coding sequence ATGCAATTCACAGACCGAGTCGAACGTGTCGAACCGAGCGCGACGCTCGCCATCAGCAGCCTCGCATCCGAACTCGAATCGGAGGGGGTCGACGTGGTGGACCTGAGCGTCGGCGAACCCGACTTTCCCACCCCCGAACCCGTCGTCGAGGCGGCCAAGGAGGCGATGGACGCCGGCCACACGGGCTACCCGCCCTCGCAGGGCGTCCCCGAACTCCGCGAGGCCATCGCGACCGACCTCGAGAGCCGAGGGCTGGACTACACCGCCGACGAGGTGATGGTCACGCCGGGGGCGAAGCAGGCGCTCTACGAGACCGTCCAGACGCTCGTCGACGACGGCGACGAGGTCGTCCTCCTCGACCCGGCGTGGGTCTCCTACGAGGCGATGGTGAAACTCGCCGGCGGGTCGCTCTCCCGCGTCGACCTCTCTGAGTCCGACTTCCAGCTCGAACCCGCCCTCGACGACCTCCGCGACGTCGTCTCCGACGACACGCAACTGCTCGTCGTCAACTCGCCGGGCAACCCCTCGGGCGCGGTGTTCACCGACGCCGCGCTGGAGGGCGTCCGCGACCTCGCGGTCGAACACGACGTGACGGTCATCTCCGACGAGATCTACGACCGCATCACCTACGACGCCGAGACGACCAGCCTCGCCACCCTGGAGGGGATGCGCGAGCGCACCGTCACGGTCAACGGCTTCTCGAAGTCCTTCTCGATGACCGGGTGGCGCCTCGGCTACTTCGCCGCGCCGGAGGCCCTCATCTCGCAGGCTGGCAAGGTGCAGTCGCACTCCGTCTCCTCGGCGACGAACTTCGTCCAGCGCGCGGGCGTCACCGCCCTGGAGGAGTGTGACGACGAGGTGGCGTCGATGCGCGAGGCGTTCCGCGAGCGCCGCGACCTGCTCGTCGACCTCTTCGCCGACCACGGCGTCGACGTCCCCGTCGGCGAGGGCGCGTTCTACGTGATGCTCCCCGTCGACGACGACGACGCGGGCTGGTGCGAGGACGCCCTGAGCGAGGCACACGTCGCCACCGTCCCCGGCAGCGCGTTCGGCACGCCCGGCTACGCGCGTCTCTCCTACGCCGCGAGCGAGGAGCGACTCCGCGAGGGCGTCGAGCGTCTCGCCGAGGGCGGCTTCCTCGACTGA
- the ribH gene encoding 6,7-dimethyl-8-ribityllumazine synthase, producing the protein MVALGLVVARFNREVTERMEAAAREAAAEAGCDVVETLHVPGAYDAPLAADRLARRDDVDAVAVVGAIHGGDTDHDQVIGHAAAQGLTDVSLDRDTPVTLGVSGPGMSMDEARARVEVGTHAVESALALVDELEDYE; encoded by the coding sequence ATGGTAGCGCTAGGGCTCGTGGTCGCGCGGTTCAACCGCGAGGTCACCGAGCGGATGGAGGCGGCCGCCCGCGAGGCGGCCGCCGAGGCGGGGTGCGACGTCGTCGAGACGCTCCACGTCCCGGGAGCGTACGACGCGCCGCTGGCGGCCGACCGCCTCGCGCGCCGCGACGACGTCGACGCCGTCGCCGTCGTCGGGGCCATCCACGGTGGCGACACCGACCACGACCAGGTCATCGGCCACGCGGCCGCGCAGGGCCTGACGGACGTGAGCCTCGACCGCGACACACCGGTTACCCTCGGGGTCTCGGGCCCCGGCATGAGCATGGACGAGGCGCGCGCCCGGGTCGAGGTCGGGACGCACGCCGTCGAGAGCGCCCTGGCGCTCGTCGACGAACTGGAGGACTACGAGTAA
- a CDS encoding 5-(carboxyamino)imidazole ribonucleotide synthase: protein MELSTPGPTVGVVGGGQLGRMLGEAAGPLGVELVVLDPTPACPASSLVRDQFVGDFDDEAGVRELAERADVLTYEIELADPDLLERVSEETGTPVHPSPATLRTIQDKLVQNEWLADAGVPLPEFVGVESAEDLRAAGDALGWPVMLKARRGGYDGRGNLPVEGPDDAERALAEVGAGDGGALAEALVPFERELSVVGAKGASGQAAFDVTETVHREEILRESVTPARTDEAVIERAREVAGQVLDATDGRGVFGIELFETEAGEILVNEVAPRPHNSGHWTIEGAHTSQFEQHLRAVLGWPLGDPGLRAPTVTANLLGDAEETTSPATLAGAEAVLSEPRAHLHWYGKRETRPLRKMGHVTYVGDEREREGEDDGVRESLETVEALLSRARERRAEVTVE, encoded by the coding sequence ATGGAACTGTCAACGCCCGGCCCGACCGTCGGCGTGGTCGGCGGGGGACAGCTCGGTCGGATGCTCGGGGAGGCCGCGGGACCGCTCGGCGTCGAACTCGTCGTCCTCGACCCGACGCCCGCCTGCCCCGCGAGTTCGCTCGTCCGCGACCAGTTCGTCGGCGACTTCGACGACGAGGCCGGCGTCAGAGAACTCGCCGAGCGCGCGGACGTCCTCACCTACGAGATAGAACTGGCGGACCCGGACCTCCTCGAACGCGTGAGCGAGGAGACGGGGACGCCCGTCCACCCCTCGCCGGCCACGCTCCGGACGATACAGGACAAACTCGTCCAGAACGAGTGGCTCGCGGACGCGGGCGTCCCGCTCCCCGAGTTCGTCGGCGTCGAGAGCGCCGAGGACCTCCGGGCGGCGGGCGACGCTCTCGGGTGGCCGGTGATGCTGAAGGCCCGTCGCGGCGGCTACGACGGCCGGGGGAACCTCCCCGTCGAGGGACCCGACGACGCCGAACGCGCGCTCGCGGAGGTGGGCGCGGGCGACGGCGGGGCGCTCGCGGAGGCGCTGGTCCCCTTCGAGCGCGAACTCTCCGTCGTCGGCGCGAAGGGCGCCTCGGGGCAGGCGGCGTTCGACGTCACCGAGACGGTCCACCGCGAGGAGATACTCCGCGAGTCGGTGACGCCGGCGCGGACCGACGAGGCAGTCATCGAACGCGCGCGCGAGGTCGCGGGACAGGTGCTCGACGCGACCGACGGCCGGGGCGTCTTCGGCATCGAACTGTTCGAGACCGAGGCGGGCGAGATACTCGTCAACGAGGTGGCCCCGCGACCGCACAACTCCGGGCACTGGACCATCGAGGGGGCGCACACCTCCCAGTTCGAACAGCACCTCCGGGCGGTGCTGGGCTGGCCGCTCGGCGACCCCGGGCTACGCGCGCCGACGGTGACGGCGAACCTCCTCGGTGACGCGGAAGAGACGACGTCGCCGGCGACGCTCGCGGGCGCCGAAGCGGTCCTCTCGGAACCGCGCGCGCACCTCCACTGGTACGGCAAGCGCGAGACGCGCCCGCTGCGGAAGATGGGTCACGTGACGTACGTCGGGGACGAACGCGAACGCGAGGGCGAGGACGACGGCGTTCGCGAGTCGCTGGAGACGGTGGAAGCGCTTCTCTCACGTGCGCGCGAGCGCCGCGCGGAGGTGACCGTCGAGTGA
- the purE gene encoding 5-(carboxyamino)imidazole ribonucleotide mutase, giving the protein MTVPEIQSLVDDLAAEAARDRPTEETPEVGIVMGSDSDLDTMYGAHEALAELGFAEVTDYDDPPEARFTFETYVVSAHRTPDLMYAYATTARERGLDVVIAGAGGKSADLPNMTASLAYPLPVIGVPVQEKSVDSVIGMPTGAPLTAVDAGKSFNAALSAVQILAREHDDLEERLVAYHEDLQSEVGRVSRALHESGTDGFRAREE; this is encoded by the coding sequence GTGACCGTTCCCGAAATCCAGTCGCTCGTCGACGACCTGGCGGCGGAGGCCGCGCGGGACCGCCCGACCGAGGAGACGCCCGAGGTGGGTATCGTCATGGGGTCGGACTCGGACCTCGACACGATGTACGGCGCCCACGAGGCGCTCGCGGAACTCGGCTTCGCGGAGGTGACCGACTACGACGACCCGCCCGAGGCGCGCTTCACCTTCGAGACGTACGTCGTCTCTGCCCACCGGACGCCCGACCTGATGTACGCCTACGCGACGACGGCGCGCGAGCGGGGGCTCGACGTGGTCATCGCCGGCGCGGGCGGGAAGTCCGCAGACCTCCCGAACATGACCGCCTCGCTCGCCTACCCGCTGCCGGTCATCGGCGTGCCCGTCCAGGAGAAGTCGGTCGACTCGGTCATCGGGATGCCGACGGGCGCGCCGCTCACGGCCGTCGACGCCGGCAAGTCGTTCAACGCGGCGCTCTCGGCGGTCCAGATACTCGCGCGCGAACACGACGACCTGGAGGAGCGCCTCGTCGCGTACCACGAGGACCTCCAGTCGGAGGTGGGCCGCGTCTCGCGGGCGCTCCACGAGTCGGGCACCGACGGGTTCCGCGCTCGCGAGGAGTGA